AGGATTGTTATCGTTATTCTCAGGCCCAGGCCTATTGTTGGACAACAAATTCGCTTCGTTATCACAGCCCCAAACGGCGGCTGACAACACGAGAAGGATCACGCTCAATTGGATCTTCATTCGCTCTACACTCTTACAACAGATAGAATTTAATTCGAAACGACTGTGTGGGCTGTGGCCCCAGTCCCATCCTCGGAGGGATGAGAGAGGATGGTAATCACTTCACCATCTTTTTCATATTGTCGCTTGAGAGCTTCCTTACCTTCAAACTCAACATTCTGGTAGATCCGCTCCATCACATGGGTCGTTTCGGTAGGGCGCCACCCTCGTTGAGTCAAGGCTTGGTCATAGAAGCGCATCAAATGCTGGGGAGATGAACTTCCCTGGTAGACGTTCGACCTGAAAACTCGCTGCGGATCAAGGTCTTCGAAAGCAGAGACACGTTCACAACCTGGGCAAGAGGGAACCTCCAAGTCGACGTTCTGGTCGAGCTTGTCGTTGCCCGGAAGCATCTTTTCATAGTCGAAGTTCGCGTCGCTCCAAGAGCTCGTGGCAATGGTCCCATCGCCAGAACGTAGTAGCTCCACATTGTGGAAGCCCTTATAAAGCTCCCAAGGTTGACCGTCATAGGTCTCAGCGAGCGCTTCGAGCTCATCCGGCGAACTCACTTGTTTTACTGGTAACATCCCGCCCATGAAGATTCGGTCTTCGGACTCGTGAAAAGTAATCACACCACCATTCCAAGCCGTCATGATGGACTGATCTTCGTCCTCATATTTGCTCGCATTTGGAGCCAGTCCCTTCTCCCGAAACTTTTGCATGTACTCTTCCCGAACAACCTCTGGGGACTGGTCGTGCAAACGTGTCGCAAAATAGACGACGTTGCCATTGAGATTGAACGCTTGAGGTTTGGAATGCCCCAAGTCCTCCATCGACGCCACAAACTTCTCGGTAGGTGTCACTTCCTTTCTACCGAACGAAACAATGTCCGCGTCAGACTCTTGGACGGCCAGATTCGGCTCGAGCACCCCTACTCCAAATGCGATTCCGGCAACCACGGCCCCGGTCACTAGAAGTTTTCCGCCCGTCCACAATAGACTCTTCAAATGCATCGTTGACCTCATTGTTCCGCCGGAAACTTCTCTTGAACACTGATACTTCCACCCGGATAAGGCTGGCTCCAGTTGATTCCAAGAATCTGAGAGTACGCACGGTGGTTTTCCATGGTCACTCGAGTAATTGCCATCGGCAAGAATTGGGCTTCCGTGCCGGTCAATGGAAACGGTGGTACCAAAGAATTGAAGTGCGCACGCATACTCACCGTGCGCCCTGCTACTGTCATCGAATCACTAGACCAACCAATCACTGTTCCGTAGCGTTGACCCGCAGCCAACGCTGCTCGCGTGCCGCTACCTGAAAGAAACTGGTTGATCACGCCCAATGCCCCACCTGCCGACCCACTAAAGTTCGCCGTATCATTGAGGAGATCGCGCGAAAGTGCTGAACCCCCGAGAATATCGGCTGAATTTCTAGTCCTCATACCTTCCAAAGGTGGCTTCATCTGAACCACAAGGTCGACCGGCAATGTTCGCGTACTGGACTCTCCCCAGTGTCCTCTCAAGGCCATATCCCCATAGGTTGTGCCTTCTGCTGCTAAAATCAAACCCCTCTGAATTCCACTTTGATTCAGGGGCTTATTCCCGAAAGCTAGTTGACCTAGGGATACCGCACCAGCGGCCTGCGGTTGCATATGCTGTAGACTGAACCTTGACTGGTTCACCAAAGTCGCCTGAGCAAAGGTAATTCGATGAGCCTTGGCCCATACCTTCACTGACTTCTCACTCCAAAGGCCAAGCTGCACAATCCCCACAAAACACATAATGAAGATAGGCAAGGTCAGGACGAACTCAGCCAATGTAGCGCCCTTTTGATCACCATGAAATCTGGACAGAAAGTGAATCATTTGCCCACCCCATCGATGGTTGAATGCCCAAAGGCCCGGGTTGCTCGCTCCATATTCACAAAGTCGATACCCGACGCCATCAAATCGGCGCCACTTCCCACACCAACCAACGAGGAAAGAGCGAGGTACGGCAACATATCGTGATACGCACGGTTCAAGTCAAACTTGGCCTCCTCCCACTCACCAGGGAGCGCGATGGGTCTCATACGCGCCGTCCAGCTGGGTCGGAACGGGTTCGGCCGCCCGTCCTGATAGCTCATCTCAGCGCGAGCCATAGACCAATAACCAGATGCCTTGTAGCCGACCTCGTCGATGACACCCAATTGGTGCTCATAATCGCGCGACATGAACCCGTACTTGTTTCGGTCGTCCCCAAATCGCTCGGGTCTGTTTCCATAGCTCAGCACAAGGTTGGAGGACCGCGTGGTCCACTGACCGTGGTTCTCATACTCCTTGAAGGTCCAAGGCTGCCCGACACGACCCATTTGGTCAGTGGTCATCCCATAACCCAAATCGAACGCGGCCAAACCGAGGACGTACGCGAGATTACTCTTGGCACCCATAGTCGAGCGACGCTTATGCTGAAGCGAGTTCGCCAGGTGTTCAACTGCGTAAGCAGGATCGGTTCTGCCTGGGACACCATGCATATGGTTGCGACGCAAATCCCGGTAGCTCATGCGTTCAATCGGAAACTCATCGAACAACCCTGTTCCCACAAATGAGCCAGACAGACCGGAAGGCAATGCATTCTTTAAGGCCTGAAGTAGATTAGGAATAGGTCCAATAATTTGCCCGAACGGAACCGGGAAACTCGAGACCGTGGTCGCGCCGTTGCGCATGCCCCGGACGATGGATTCCGAATAACCCCACCAGACGCCTAAACGTGTCATGTAGAGTTGATAATTATCCAACGCGACCAAATCTCGACGGTGATAACTGCGATCTGAACCACTTCCGCTGAATCCAAAAGTTCTGTTTAGGAGGCGGCGGCAAGACTTCTTCCCCCCGCACATTGCTGCGAGGGGGTTCGCCCCCGTTAGCTGTCTGTAATCCCCCATAAACTCCCTAAACCAGAGGAAGGTATTTGCAAGCGCATCGATGCAAATGTCTGGCCTGTACCACCTACACTTGGACCATCGCCACAAGAGCCAACCCATAAACCCGGTCCACATTCCGAGGTACATCGCTTGAATACCGATAATCGAGCGTTTCGCGACATTGGTGTATGCCACCATATTCATAATGCGCGATTTGACCGACGCTTGACTAAACGCTGCAGCATCAGCGGCAGCCTGTAGTTCGATCTTGTCTCTCGCACTCTTGCCGGCATCGATGATGACCCAGCTCAACATCATGATAATCAAGATGGCAGCGAGGGAGAGCAACAATACTGCCCCCGACCGGTCCTCATGAAACTTGTGCAAAATCGCCATGTGCTTCTTCATCTTGCACTCCCGCCCGGATACTCCGGATTAGCCGGCCGTTGGGCTACATAAGAAAACTCTCGAACTATAGTTCGGTAATAGCCGGTTCGGCCCATTACCATTCCAAGCTCTCCGAAGAACTGTGGGACCAATGGCATTGCGATCTGGTGGCGGTAGACCACCAACGCACCTGAAACCGGACCGAGGGTAATCGGGACCACGGTTGTCGCGTGATAGGCCCATGTTAGCTTTCGTACCGATCGCAGCCTGAATGACGTCGAGTCCAGAGAACGCGTCAAACTCAGCCCCTTCTTGTCGCCGAACTTCAAGAGCCCATCGAGGTCTTCCAGTTCGAGTGCGTAAGCTAAGGGATAGCCAAGCTGACCCTGGTCTTCCGTCAACAAGGGCAATTGCTGAGCCAACATCCCAGCTCGAGCCGCCTTCAAATCATTGGAAACAAAAAAGAACGGGTCGTGGAAGTAATCCCCTGGAGCTACGGGCGCGAGTGACATCGCAGCCTGAACATGCGCCTTTGACATCACAGTTGCGTATCCAGCACCGGAACGGCCACTCGTTGATTCTCCATGCCAAACCCAGACCGTTCTGGCTGCCTGAAAGGTAGCCAAGTTCGTCAAGATTCCGGCGATATTTGTGATACATAACTGCATCAGGCCCATAGAGAGAACCATCCAGACGGGAAGAATGATGAGCAACTCTGTGATGACGGTTCCGCGGGTCAATTTAACGGCTCTCGCCTTTTCTCGCTTTGCCGTCACGACGGTCCACGTAAGTGCGATCATGGCCCAAACACACGCCGACAAACCCACGTGTATAACAACATCGAGGAGACCAAACGTCCGGAAACCCTCATGGCCAAGAGCGCTCACATACGCGTCCACAAAGGTCGTGTTGATATAGGGAAGAAGCAGCAAGAGGCCGACAAGACTCGTTCCGAGTACGTGCAACCAAATGCGAACTACCCATTTCAATGTGGGTGAGGTCGTTTTCATAACTGTCCTGCTATTAAGCTAGCGTAGTTATTGAGCAAAAATTGTACCACTTCCAGCCGCATAGATTGCGTCTCAGAGACCGGTTTTCCAGATGTGACATACCGACACATATTCTCGTCAAAAGTCCCCATGATCACCGCCCAATCAAGTCGTTAACGGTCATCGAACCAACCTCTCCGTCGTCCGTTCCAACCTCTTTCATCATCGCCTCAAAACCCTCTTCGCCGAGTGCTTCTTTGAGATTCACACCTTCGAACTCCCCACTTTCCGCCAACTCCTTCATGAAGCGTTCGCGTTCGAGGTCATTCATCTTCTCAGGATCTTTTCCGTCAACTTCTTTCAGGGCTTGGCGCATCTGAAATCTCTTGGACTCAAACTCGTAGCCAAATTTCATCGCAATACCGGCCTCAGCGTCTGGTCCGAGACCTTCAGCGAGTATCTGGTCCATGATATCCGATTTGGAACGGTGATCTCCTGAGCGAATGCCGGTCGCCAACTCCGAAGTCGCGAGCGCCTCGATTGCGGATCCAACTACGGTCGAGGCGCCACGAATTGAAAGCCCAATCGCTTGATTGCCAACCGCGCGGCAAAGGCGGCTTTGGGTCACAAGCCCATTTGTTCCAGATAGGGACTCGGAACACGCCGAGGACCACAAAGAACTGGCCTCGGGAACATCGATCTCGCCGCAACCCTCCATGCGCATCATGGAGTTGAGACGTTGAACATAGCGAGAGGGTGAAGGACCAGCATCTACCAGATAGCACCCGAGGCTCAATCCCCACTGCTTCATCAGCGGTGTTGTCGTAACTGCTTGAGTAGTTTTATCCGGAACGGCGTTATAACTCGCGTTTGTGAGAGATAGGAAGAGTGCATCTGCGTCTCGTTCCGCAAGTTTACGCGGGTCACCTAATCCCTCAAGTTGCTTGAGTGGCGTTGGAAACCGAGACTTAAATTCGCCAAGGGCACATTCCTGCGTCGAGGCATCTTGACTTCGAGTCATGACGCCCAGGAGGTCTGCCGCCAAGGTTGTTGAGTCTCGCTCCCGGAATTTCGCAAAGGCAGGGAGGTAGGCGCATTCAGTATCTCCAACATCGGCGAGCTGCTTCGACCAAAATAGGGCGACTTCACGGCGCAGGATTTCATCCGCGTCTGAACTCTCAACCTCTCGATCAAAGCATCGAAGCGCACGCGCGGGAGTAGACGCAAAATCCGGTACTCGTACCCTCATGAGTTCTAGATGTTGAGCCATAAGGACGTCACACGCCGCAAACCCTACCACTTCCGCTGGATCCTCTAGCGCCGTAAACAAGGTTTCTGGATTCATCGTTCCACCAGCAAGTCGAATCGACTGCGCACGGACCTCTGGAACGGTCCACGTATACGTCAAACCACCCATGATCAAAGCGACCAAAAAACCAACCGCAGATTGCCGGACGTCACCATGACTTAAATAGACAGCAAGGCCAGTCGCTGCAGGAACCAATGCGAAGTAAAGCAGCGCAAGTTGCAGCATATTCCACCACATCACCACCGCAACGATGACCAGGAGTACAAATCCCGTAACGCTAATAAAAATGGCGAACCCTAGTGTGCTCGCCATGGATGGTGTTTGGTTTGCTTCCATACTTGCTAATTATTGTGGGACGGTGAGCGTGGGTCCACCCTCCACAAAATTGCCGTTCGTTAGCTGTACGTCAGGGGTTCCACCAGCACCCTTGAGTGTAAACCGTGCACGCCCACCGGGAGAACAAAGCCCTCCGCCAGCAGGGACACTGGTTTGAATCACCTTGATGGTGTCGCCAGGCTTAAGTGGACGAGAGAATCCAAACTCAGCACGGCTGGTCACGGGATGGACATTTCCGCTGGTCAAAGGGCAACTTGTAGCATTTGGTCTACCATGTGCTCCACTGCCACCTCCGCTAATCGCGTATTGAACGCGGGGAATTCGAACTCCGGGAACCACACTGCGTACTTCGATCGCATCGATAATGTAGCCTTCGGGAGCCTCGTATGGCTCCGGGCCACCGCTGGCATACTCAACCACCAGCTTATCGTAGCTGGGGCCACTCAAGCAGAATGGGGAGTCTCTACTCGTCCAAGGGCCCAAGATATCCCAAGGAAGGAAGGTCGCGGTGCACTGTTCACACGAGAACTCAGTGGTCCACTTCCAAAGCTTCAAGTCCACTTTAAACTCGATTCGGGCAACTGCTTCTCCACGAAGTTGAATATGCAACTTGGCGCACGCGCCCTGATCGTCGCGAGCAAACGGTTTGTAGAATGCTTGAGCGTCAAACACAGCCTTTAGTTGAGGCCCTTCTAGTCTTGCAACACCAGCAGCCGCGCTGACCTGGAAGAACACACCTGCTTCGACCTTCGCCCCGGCTTCAGCAGAAACACTTCCATCTACGTCAAATGTATGGTTCTCACCGCGCTTCTGTACGGGTCTTGTCGAGTTTGGAATCGGGCGCACCCCATTCGTCGAAGCAAAACGTGTCTCCGGATAGTTTCGGTATTCAAAGCCGATCGGAGCTGTTGCGCTGTAATTGTACGTGTAGCTCATGGTGACCTCACCACCCGCTTCTGCATCGAGTGTGTACTGTGCAAACGCCACTAGATCTAGGAAGAGACCCGTGGAACCCAGCGGTACACGTCCCAAAGTACGTTGGAAGAATCGCCCGTGCTCAGGGCCGCCTTTATGAAACCTCAGACCTCGCC
This Microvenator marinus DNA region includes the following protein-coding sequences:
- a CDS encoding TadE/TadG family type IV pilus assembly protein — protein: MIHFLSRFHGDQKGATLAEFVLTLPIFIMCFVGIVQLGLWSEKSVKVWAKAHRITFAQATLVNQSRFSLQHMQPQAAGAVSLGQLAFGNKPLNQSGIQRGLILAAEGTTYGDMALRGHWGESSTRTLPVDLVVQMKPPLEGMRTRNSADILGGSALSRDLLNDTANFSGSAGGALGVINQFLSGSGTRAALAAGQRYGTVIGWSSDSMTVAGRTVSMRAHFNSLVPPFPLTGTEAQFLPMAITRVTMENHRAYSQILGINWSQPYPGGSISVQEKFPAEQ
- a CDS encoding pilus assembly protein TadG-related protein, which encodes MKKHMAILHKFHEDRSGAVLLLSLAAILIIMMLSWVIIDAGKSARDKIELQAAADAAAFSQASVKSRIMNMVAYTNVAKRSIIGIQAMYLGMWTGFMGWLLWRWSKCRWYRPDICIDALANTFLWFREFMGDYRQLTGANPLAAMCGGKKSCRRLLNRTFGFSGSGSDRSYHRRDLVALDNYQLYMTRLGVWWGYSESIVRGMRNGATTVSSFPVPFGQIIGPIPNLLQALKNALPSGLSGSFVGTGLFDEFPIERMSYRDLRRNHMHGVPGRTDPAYAVEHLANSLQHKRRSTMGAKSNLAYVLGLAAFDLGYGMTTDQMGRVGQPWTFKEYENHGQWTTRSSNLVLSYGNRPERFGDDRNKYGFMSRDYEHQLGVIDEVGYKASGYWSMARAEMSYQDGRPNPFRPSWTARMRPIALPGEWEEAKFDLNRAYHDMLPYLALSSLVGVGSGADLMASGIDFVNMERATRAFGHSTIDGVGK